From the Macaca nemestrina isolate mMacNem1 chromosome 18, mMacNem.hap1, whole genome shotgun sequence genome, the window ACGCACAGGGAGTGGGATACCCAGCTCCTCACTGGGCAGTCAGGGAGGAGAAAGGTGGGGAACTTTTGCTCATCGACAGGAGAGGAGGTGGGTGTGGGTGCTCAGGTTGAGTCCGGGGCCCCTGTCCGGCTCTTTAGGCCCCTTTCTGGAAGTTTCTGTGGGGCATGGAGATCAGAGGGGAGAGGTCACACCCTGCCCCACTAGAACTGGGCTCTTCAGCTGCTCCCAAGGaaggtggtggtgggtggggttGGAGAAAGGGGGCAGGCCTTACATGTGGGTGCAGAactggaaaaggagaaagaagacgACCACCACCAGGAAGCCTACCAGGATGTGATGGAAGAGCCCGGGGCTGGAACCTGCTAAACAAGCAGGACCCTTAATTCCCCTCTGATGGCCCAATGGAAGGGTCGGGGGCTGCTCTCCTCCAGGCCCTGGTGGGGAGGGAGGTCCCTTCTCTAGCTGGTTCATACCTGAGTTAACAAACATGATGGGTTTCTCTCCAATAAACTGGGCCACAGCCAGGAGCCTGGCTTGGTCTGAGTCTGGATAATCGAAGAAGTCAGGCCTGTCTAAGAAGCGCGGAGACTCTGTCCCCAGGGCTGACGCCGTGGCACGCTTGGGTCTGGGTACTAGGATTCAAGCAAAGTCTGTGACAACAGCCAAGCTGACCCCTGCCTTTATCTCTGAAGGCTGAAGCTGGCTTGGGACCCTATGAGACCACCCAGCCTTATTGTGGAGGCTGTGGAAGGTCTTGATTTCCCTCAGGGTCAGCTGGGTGCACCACGACAAGGCCCATGGTTGTCGGGGGGTGGGTGGGACCAGCAGGATGGGAGAGAAGagtggagagaaaaggagaaggtgCAGGGTTGGCTTCCCAGTCCCTAAGTGGGCATCACCCTTTATGCCCCCAGAGCTGCCTGCCTTCCCACTGCTCCCAAGACAGCTTCTCACCAGTGTCTATGGCCCCTATTGCAGCCAGCCACACCCACACCAGCACCCATGGCCACAACCTCATGACTGCTATCATGAGGTGGGGGCTCTGTGATGTCACAGCCCAGAGCTGTTCTGATGGCACtctggggtgaggggaggaagtGCTAGGAGCTGGgaccccttccccatccctcaCCCTCatcagaagaggagaggagaggagagattgGGACCAGTCTTCATCCTCTGGAATGTTGCTGATGATAAAGCCATAATGGTGGCAGCCCCAGCGTTTACAAAGAGGAGGGCTGCGGCAGGGCCATCTTGCTGAAAGCCAGAACTAAAGGAAGCTGTGTTTAGACAACAGGCACAATTTGGGGTGGTGGCACCGGGCCACACACCTCCAGTTACCCCTTGGATCAACCACAGGtagcatttgttttatttattttcatttttttggagacagggtctctgtcacccaggcaggagtgcagtggcacgatcttggctcactacagcctccgcctcccaggttcaagtgattctcctgcctcagcctcctgagtagctaggattacagctgcctgccaccacacccggctaattt encodes:
- the C18H16orf92 gene encoding fertilization-influencing membrane protein isoform X1, which encodes MRLWPWVLVWVWLAAIGAIDTVPRPKRATASALGTESPRFLDRPDFFDYPDSDQARLLAVAQFIGEKPIMFVNSAGSSPGLFHHILVGFLVVVVFFLLFQFCTHINFQKGA
- the C18H16orf92 gene encoding fertilization-influencing membrane protein isoform X2, encoding MRVRDGEGVPAPSTSSPHPRVPSEQLWAVTSQSPHLMIAVMRLWPWVLVWVWLAAIGAIDTVPRPKRATASALGTESPRFLDRPDFFDYPDSDQARLLAVAQFIGEKPIMFVNSGSSPGLFHHILVGFLVVVVFFLLFQFCTHINFQKGA